A section of the Streptomyces xinghaiensis S187 genome encodes:
- a CDS encoding TetR/AcrR family transcriptional regulator: MTTEHSGSGDLSRSLELLWGRDERRTRGPKPALTLDRIVTAAVAVADAEGLAAVSMRRLAGELGVGAMSLYRYVPGKAELLDLMLDKVNGFDREGAEDPALLGWRSTLERVARGIWELYGRHPWLVHVDQARPLLGPGALAGLEYALEGLDGLPLADPERISLLVVIDGYVTGTARSRVNADLAEQRTGISDEEFWTAQAPILERVMATGAYPKLAALGMEAFSTPWEEVFEFGLRQLLDGMETFIERRRREREGAGGGAGNGGGGGPGGSGDDSRAEDSHADGGSTDSASADSASADGGGPR; the protein is encoded by the coding sequence ATGACGACCGAACACAGCGGTAGCGGAGACCTCAGCCGCAGCCTGGAGCTGCTCTGGGGACGCGACGAGCGCCGGACCCGCGGACCGAAACCCGCCCTGACCCTGGACCGGATCGTCACGGCCGCCGTCGCCGTCGCGGACGCCGAAGGGCTGGCCGCGGTCTCCATGCGGCGGCTCGCGGGCGAACTGGGCGTCGGTGCCATGTCCCTCTACCGCTACGTCCCGGGCAAGGCCGAGCTGCTCGACCTGATGCTCGACAAGGTCAACGGCTTCGACCGCGAGGGCGCGGAGGACCCGGCCCTGCTCGGCTGGCGGAGCACCCTCGAACGGGTGGCCCGCGGGATCTGGGAGCTCTACGGCCGCCACCCCTGGCTGGTCCACGTCGACCAGGCGCGCCCCCTGCTCGGCCCGGGGGCGCTCGCCGGTCTGGAGTACGCACTGGAGGGCCTCGACGGGCTGCCGCTGGCCGACCCGGAGCGGATCAGTCTGCTCGTCGTCATCGACGGCTACGTCACGGGCACCGCGCGCAGCCGGGTCAACGCCGACCTCGCCGAACAGCGCACCGGTATAAGCGACGAGGAGTTCTGGACGGCGCAGGCGCCCATCCTGGAACGGGTGATGGCGACCGGTGCCTATCCGAAGCTGGCCGCACTCGGCATGGAGGCGTTCAGCACCCCCTGGGAAGAGGTGTTCGAGTTCGGGCTGCGGCAACTCCTGGACGGCATGGAGACGTTCATCGAACGCCGCCGGCGGGAGCGGGAAGGCGCCGGAGGCGGCGCCGGGAACGGGGGCGGGGGCGGACCCGGCGGCAGCGGTGACGACAGCCGTGCGGAAGACAGCCACGCGGACGGCGGCAGTACGGACAGCGCCAGTGCGGACAGCGCCAGTGCGGACGGCGGCGGGCCCCGGTAA
- a CDS encoding ATP-binding cassette domain-containing protein, with protein MNQSAHPPASPGPHAVLAEGLEKRYGEKRALDGFDLTVARGTVHGLLGPNGAGKTTVVRILSTLVRLDGGRAEVAGIDVAGRPREVRRRIGLTGQYAAVDEITTARQNLVMFGRLFHLGKKAAERRAAELLEQFALTDAADKGVKEFSGGMRRRLDLATSMILAPQVLFLDEPTTGLDPRGRNEVWEAVRSLVAGGTTVLLTTQYLDEADKLADRIAVIERGRTIADDTPAALKQQIGGDRIEVVVQEAADLPAALRVVARVTGAEPDSDPEARRVAAPVTDRVAALTEVVRTLQDEKIPVEDIGLRRPTLDEVFLRITGRRAEDGTGDTGQPGQPARTREAGRAA; from the coding sequence GTGAACCAGTCCGCGCACCCGCCTGCGAGCCCCGGGCCGCACGCCGTCCTCGCCGAGGGGCTGGAGAAGCGCTACGGCGAGAAGCGCGCCCTCGACGGATTCGACCTCACGGTCGCGCGCGGCACCGTCCACGGCCTCCTCGGGCCCAACGGCGCCGGCAAGACCACCGTCGTCCGCATCCTCTCCACGCTGGTGCGCCTCGACGGCGGACGCGCCGAGGTCGCCGGGATCGACGTGGCGGGCCGCCCCCGCGAGGTCCGCCGCCGGATCGGCCTCACCGGCCAGTACGCGGCGGTGGACGAGATCACCACCGCCCGTCAGAACCTCGTGATGTTCGGCCGCCTCTTCCACCTCGGCAAGAAGGCGGCGGAGCGCCGGGCCGCGGAACTGCTGGAGCAGTTCGCGCTGACCGACGCCGCCGACAAGGGCGTCAAGGAGTTCAGCGGCGGTATGCGCCGCCGGCTCGACCTGGCGACGAGCATGATCCTCGCCCCGCAGGTGCTGTTCCTCGACGAGCCCACCACCGGCCTCGACCCGCGCGGCCGCAACGAGGTGTGGGAAGCGGTGCGTTCCCTGGTCGCGGGCGGTACCACCGTGCTGCTCACCACCCAGTACCTGGACGAGGCCGACAAGCTCGCCGACCGTATCGCCGTCATCGAACGGGGGCGCACCATCGCCGACGACACCCCCGCCGCTCTCAAACAGCAGATCGGCGGCGACCGGATCGAGGTGGTCGTCCAGGAGGCCGCGGACCTCCCGGCCGCGCTCCGGGTCGTCGCCCGGGTCACCGGCGCCGAGCCGGACAGCGATCCGGAGGCCCGGCGGGTCGCGGCGCCGGTGACCGACCGCGTGGCCGCCCTCACCGAGGTCGTACGGACCCTCCAGGACGAGAAGATCCCGGTCGAGGACATCGGGCTCCGGCGGCCGACCCTGGACGAGGTCTTCCTGCGCATCACGGGACGGCGGGCGGAGGACGGCACCGGGGACACCGGACAGCCCGGACAGCCGGCACGGACCCGGGAAGCAGGCCGGGCCGCATGA